From a single Nicotiana tabacum cultivar K326 chromosome 8, ASM71507v2, whole genome shotgun sequence genomic region:
- the LOC107821105 gene encoding indole-3-acetate O-methyltransferase 1-like — protein sequence MAPLGDNKVNVVVSNMKLERMLSMKGGKGEASYVNNSEAQGQHARSMLHLLKETLDNVQLSPPDVPFVIVDLGCSCGSNTVYIIDVIVEHMSKRYEATGHQPPEFSAFFSDLPSNDFNTLFQLLPPLANNGCGSMEECLASNSHRSYFAAGVPGSFYRRLFPARSIDVFYSAFSLHWLSQVPDIVLDKRSGAYNKGRIYIHGANESTANAYKKQFQSDLANFLGARSKEMKRGASMFLVCLGRTSVDPTDQGGAGLLFGTHFQDAWDDLVQEGLITSEKRDNFNIPVYAPSIQDFKEVVEANGSFTINKLQVFRGGSPLVVNHPDDAAEVGRALSISCRSVSGVLVDAHIGEQLSDKLFARVERRASRHAKELIEKLQFSHIVASLSLA from the exons ATGGCTCCCTTAGGAGACAATAAGGTCAACGTTGTTGTATCTAACATGAAACTTGAAAGAATGCTCAGCATGAAAGGGGGAAAAGGAGAGGCTAGCTACGTCAACAACTCCGAAGCCCAG GGGCAACATGCTCGATCAATGCTACACTTGCTGAAAGAAACCCTTGACAATGTCCAGCTGAGCCCACCGGACGTTCCTTTCGTGATCGTCGACTTGGGATGCTCCTGCGGCAGCAACACCGTCTACATAATCGACGTGATTGTGGAACATATGAGCAAGCGATACGAAGCGACGGGTCATCAACCGCCAGAATTTTCCGCCTTCTTCTCTGATCTTCCTTCCAATGACTTCAACACGCTGTTTCAGCTGCTGCCGCCGTTGGCTAATAATGGTTGTGGCAGCATGGAGGAATGCTTAGCTTCCAATAGCCACCGCTCTTACTTCGCCGCCGGAGTTCCAGGTTCCTTTTATCGCCGTCTCTTCCCGGCGAGATCCATTGACGTTTTCTACTCTGCATTTTCTTTGCACTGGCTTTCTCAG GTTCCAGATATAGTGTTGGATAAGAGATCAGGGGCGTACAACAAGGGAAGGATATACATCCACGGTGCAAATGAGAGCACAGCCAATGCATACAAAAAGCAATTCCAAAGTGATTTGGCTAATTTCCTTGGAGCAAGGTCTAAAGAAATGAAGAGAGGGGCTTCCATGTTCTTAGTTTGCTTAGGAAGAACTTCAGTGGACCCAACGGACCAAGGTGGGGCCGGACTCCTTTTTGGGACCCATTTTCAAGATGCTTGGGATGATCTTGTCCAAGAG GGGCTAATTACAAGTGAGAAGAGGGACAACTTCAACATTCCAGTGTATGCACCAAGCATACAAGATTTCAAAGAGGTGGTTGAAGCCAACGGCTCATTCACTATCAACAAGCTTCAAGTCTTCAGGGGAGGGAGTCCTTTGGTTGTCAACCACCCGGACGATGCAGCTGAAGTCGGACGAGCCTTATCCATCAGCTGCAGAAGCGTCAGTGGCGTCCTTGTCGACGCTCACATTGGCGAACAACTAAGTGACAAGCTGTTCGCCCGAGTTGAGCGCCGAGCTTCACGCCATGCAAAAGAGCTTATTGAAAAGCTTCAGTTTTCCCATATAGTTGCTTCTCTTTCTCTTGCATAG